In Arachis hypogaea cultivar Tifrunner chromosome 17, arahy.Tifrunner.gnm2.J5K5, whole genome shotgun sequence, a single window of DNA contains:
- the LOC112763967 gene encoding uncharacterized protein has product MPKFDTYTPLNTRRKDIIKEILNAKIIKPPSRAGSYQEQRYVDKSKHCAFHQKFGHMTDECVIAKDLLERLAREGHLDKYIGKKTQQHPKITAEHPTEHQPSTAEKNRSQPPTTRGVIHCISGGSAGGGNTNSARKRSYRTMLMVQSADDAPAIKSHVNTISFERSDLRAKATNLDDPVVILIQAGDLLVKKVLLDPGSSADVLFFSTFQKMKLSANTMIPSSGELVGFSGE; this is encoded by the coding sequence ATGCCGAAATTTGACACATACACCCCACTCAACACCAGAAGGAAAGACATAATCAAGGAAATCCTAAATGCAAAGATCATCAAACCTCCGAGCAGAGCCGGCTCATACCAGGAACAAAGATATGTGGACAAATCAAAGCATTGCGCTTTTCATCAAAAGTTCGGTCATATGACAGACGAATGCGTCATCGCCAAGGATCTGCTCGAAAGATTAGCCCGGGAAGGTCACCTTGACAAATACATAGGAAAGAAAACGCAACAACACCCGAAGATCACAGCCGAGCATCCAACAGAACATCAACCAAGTACAGCCGAGAAGAACAGATCCCAACCACCAACAACAAGAGGAGTCATACACTGTATATCAGGTGGATCGGCAGGAGGGGGAAACACAAACTCGGCAAGAAAACGCAGCTATAGGACGATGCTAATGGTCCAAAGCGCAGACGATGCCCCTGCAATAAAATCACATGTAAATACGATATCATTCGAGCGTTCGGACCTTCGAGCAAAAGCCACAAACCTCGATGATCCAGTAGTCATTTTAATTCAAGCAGGAGACCTTCTAGTAAAAAAGGTCCTGCTCGACCCAGGCAGCAGCGCCGATGTTCTTTTTTTCTCCACGTTTCAGAAAATGAAACTAAGTGCAAACACAATGATCCCATCATCCGGAGAACTCGTGGGATTTTCAGGGGAATGA